The Porites lutea chromosome 11, jaPorLute2.1, whole genome shotgun sequence genome includes a region encoding these proteins:
- the LOC140952104 gene encoding derlin-2-like — translation MAYQTFQQEYLQMPVVTRTYATACVVTTLAVQLELITPFQLYFNPELIFQRFQFWRLITNFLFFGTIGFNFFFNMIFTYRYCRMLEEGSFRGRTADFVFMFMFGGVIMTIIALFVNLVFLGQAFTIMLVYVWSRRNPYVRMNFFGLLTFKAPFLPWVLFGFSLMLGNSVMVDLIGIAVGHIYYFFEDVFPEQPGGFRILKTPGILKAIFDAPPEDPNYQPLPEEDRPGGFNWGEGQRVGAEHEHDD, via the exons ATGGCGTACCAAACATTTCAGCAAGAATACTTGCAAATGCCGGTGGTTACACGGACATATGCGACTGCTTGTGTAGTCACAACACTTGCAGTG CAACTTGAGCTGATAACGCCCTTTCAGCTATATTTCAACCCTGAGCTTATATTTCAAAGATTTCAG ttttggagACTGATAACAAATTTCCTGTTCTTTGGGACAATTGGATTCAACTTCTTCTTCAACATGATTTTCAC TTATCGGTATTGTCGGATGTTAGAGGAGGGTTCTTTCAGAGGAAGAACTGCTGACTTTGTTTTTATGTTCATGTTTGGTGGAGTGATCATGACT ATCATTGCCCTGTTTGTCAACTTAGTCTTTCTAGGTCAGGCATTCACCATCATGTTGGTGTATGTCTGGAGCAGAAGAAATCCTTATGTTCGCATGAACTTCTTTGGTCTGTTAACTTTCAAGGCTCCATTTTTACCCTGGGTGCTGTTTGGTTTCTCACTCATGCTGGGAAATTCAGTCATGGTTGATCTTATAg GTATTGCAGTGGGGCATATCTATTATTTCTTTGAAGATGTTTTCCCTGAGCAACCAGGTGGCTTTAGGATACTCAAGACACCAGGAATTTT GAAAGCCATCTTTGATGCTCCTCCAGAAGACCCAAACTACCAACCTCTTCCAGAAGAGGACAGACCTGGAGGATTTAACTGGGGTGAAGGACAAAGAGTGGGCGCGGAACACGAACAtgatgattga